In one window of Pseudorasbora parva isolate DD20220531a chromosome 7, ASM2467924v1, whole genome shotgun sequence DNA:
- the LOC137083937 gene encoding LOW QUALITY PROTEIN: uncharacterized protein (The sequence of the model RefSeq protein was modified relative to this genomic sequence to represent the inferred CDS: deleted 1 base in 1 codon; substituted 1 base at 1 genomic stop codon), translating to MASADKVENEMLREKNDKLKKQLEKQKQTFSLSQISSSPDRVQYFTGLPDGATVLFLEALLSKFELQYHSDWTVQMMPLVDQLLLTLMKFKXLNCGHVDLATRFNFSNATVTNIFITIIGALYDVLYVGFLENNIPSTAKNQTSLPDCFQPFSNCRFVLDCTEDAVSNTERLDAQCNLYSQYKGQATLKALIGVAPNGVITSVSDLYGGSASDKAITADCGLIQHLHPGDMVMADKGFTIRDILPEGVYLNIPSFLVNGQFTHVEVNNNRLISKARIHVERSIQRLKLFHILEYIPYQFKQNINKILKACVCLTNLQTPIFREIE from the exons ATGGCTTCAGCTGATAAA GTGGAGAATGAAATGTTGAGGGAAAAGAATGACAAATTGAAAAAACAATTGGAGAAACAGAAACAAACTTTTTCCTTAAGTCAAATTTCTTCCAGCCCTGACAGAGTCCAATATTTTACTGGACTGCCTGATGGTGCCACTGTCCTGTTTTTGGAAGCGCTTCTTTCTAAATTCGAGCTACAATATCATTCTGATTGGACTGTCCAAATGATGCCCCTAGTTGATCAATTGCTCCTGACTTTAATGAAGTTTAAA TGACTAAATTGCGGCCACGTAGACCTTGCAACAAGGTTTAATTTTAGCAACGCCACAGTAACCAACATCTTTATCACCATCATTGGAGCCCTGTATGATGTTTTGTATGTTGGTTTTCTTGAGAACAACATCCCCTCCACAGCCAAGAATCAAACATCGCTGCCAGATTGCTTCCAGCCCTTCTCTAACTGCAGGTTCGTGCTCGACTGCACAGAGGATGCCGTCTCTAACACAGAGAGGCTTGATGCACAGTGTAATTTGTACAGCCAGTACAAAGGACAGGCCACACTTAAGGCTTTAATTGGTGTTGCTCCTAACGGAGTGATTACTTCTGTCAGTGACCTGTACGGTGGGAGTGCCTCAGACAAGGCAATAACAGCTGATTGTGGACTTATCCAACATTTACATCCTGGTGATATGGTCATGGCAGACAAGGGCTTCACAATTCGGGACATTTTGCCAGAAGGAGTTTACCTGAACATCCCGTCTTTTCTCGTCAATGGACAGTTTACACACGTGGAAGTGAACAACAACAGATTGATATCAAAAGCTAGGATACATGTGGAGCGTTCAATTCAGCGACTGAAATTGTTTCACATTTTAGAATACATTCCATACCAGttcaaacaaaatataaataagatACTTAAAGCGTGTGTTTGTCTTACAAATTTGCAAACACCCATTTTCCgtgaaattgaatga